From the genome of Vibrio porteresiae DSM 19223, one region includes:
- a CDS encoding zinc ribbon domain-containing protein, whose product MQHCQSTVYFGDRYCADCGEQLEFVPKCVGVDEVDPNILKEVKAYYPNARAVTGQVLDSRYYKRRSRGSNHDVEYAFWWIKLRTSDEQIVETSISAESQYTQSIGRGDILTLYYPTEMTLYHKVQGKEAKRFVKDNAAVPCVVVHKEEGQTYTVENIYPRPQKKTAWLWLVLGALVAFYLFNYQRMPTNTIFAISAVAAVAMLLLEMSRNKTKFAKAIKKHDALNMSFQQLLGIHRYQLGYTNIARVPQKSDVICISCNTRLPDDAHFCFHCGASQMIVEAPLLSHQNQAQGSGENELMVSETPEVNARFSVSEVYAHLSEQYLFQTDSKYLHRHVLTADREAKVTNEFMLGKVIATDVKNSVSDITTVTTTTTETQHYRGGYYSHSTHQTKESRFRSRSSDLRGKIKLELVNGDTYTLSVQEQILGDIDVGDWIAAADSDIRFAEENHYSFEYFYNITKDKVFHFNGLETYSDNRGSAAWWGWNALFVIAAIGCGMAGLSPISMLAAGACVLFNAFVWIKAPLNGMRNSRQRRNIMKPLQGRIAQFEASLENLRSKLEVLG is encoded by the coding sequence ATGCAACATTGTCAAAGTACTGTCTATTTTGGTGATCGCTACTGCGCAGATTGTGGCGAGCAACTTGAGTTTGTCCCTAAGTGTGTTGGGGTCGATGAGGTTGATCCTAATATCTTAAAAGAAGTGAAGGCTTATTATCCTAATGCTCGTGCGGTAACCGGTCAGGTGCTGGATTCGCGTTACTATAAACGCCGTTCGCGTGGTTCTAACCATGATGTGGAATACGCTTTTTGGTGGATTAAGTTACGCACTAGCGATGAACAAATCGTAGAAACGTCGATTTCTGCAGAGTCGCAATACACTCAATCGATTGGCCGTGGGGATATTCTCACGCTCTATTATCCAACTGAGATGACTTTGTATCATAAAGTGCAGGGCAAAGAAGCGAAGCGCTTTGTGAAAGATAACGCCGCGGTGCCTTGTGTTGTGGTGCATAAAGAAGAAGGGCAGACTTATACCGTAGAAAACATTTATCCAAGGCCACAAAAGAAAACAGCTTGGCTTTGGTTGGTGCTTGGTGCTTTAGTCGCTTTTTACCTGTTTAACTATCAGCGTATGCCAACGAACACGATTTTCGCTATCAGTGCCGTGGCCGCTGTGGCAATGCTGCTGTTAGAGATGAGCCGCAATAAAACCAAGTTTGCAAAGGCGATCAAGAAACATGACGCGTTGAATATGTCGTTCCAGCAGCTGTTGGGGATTCATCGCTATCAACTTGGCTATACCAATATTGCTCGGGTACCACAAAAATCGGACGTTATCTGCATCTCTTGTAATACCCGTTTACCGGATGACGCTCATTTCTGTTTTCACTGTGGAGCGAGCCAAATGATCGTCGAAGCGCCTTTGCTTTCTCATCAAAATCAAGCGCAAGGAAGCGGTGAAAATGAACTTATGGTGAGTGAAACACCAGAGGTGAATGCGCGCTTTTCGGTCTCTGAAGTGTACGCTCACCTTTCAGAACAATATTTGTTTCAAACTGATAGTAAATACTTACATCGTCATGTGCTAACCGCCGATCGCGAGGCGAAAGTGACCAACGAATTTATGCTCGGCAAAGTGATTGCGACGGATGTGAAAAACTCGGTCAGTGATATCACCACGGTAACGACTACCACGACCGAGACTCAGCATTATCGCGGTGGCTATTATTCACATTCGACCCATCAAACCAAAGAGAGTCGCTTTCGTTCTCGTAGCTCAGATTTACGCGGCAAGATAAAACTAGAGTTGGTGAATGGCGACACTTACACCTTGAGTGTTCAAGAGCAAATCTTAGGTGATATCGATGTGGGGGATTGGATTGCAGCGGCCGACAGTGATATTCGATTTGCTGAAGAGAACCATTACTCCTTTGAGTATTTCTATAACATCACCAAAGACAAAGTGTTCCATTTTAATGGGTTAGAAACCTACTCAGATAACCGTGGTAGTGCTGCTTGGTGGGGATGGAATGCACTGTTTGTTATCGCTGCTATCGGATGCGGTATGGCTGGCCTTTCACCTATATCGATGCTCGCTGCTGGTGCTTGTGTGTTGTTTAACGCTTTTGTGTGGATTAAAGCGCCACTCAACGGCATGCGAAATAGCCGCCAACGCCGAAACATCATGAAGCCGTTACAAGGACGAATCGCTCAGTTCGAAGCTTCACTAGAGAACTTGCGCAGTAAGCTTGAGGTGCTGGGGTGA